One genomic window of Sodaliphilus pleomorphus includes the following:
- a CDS encoding ComEC/Rec2 family competence protein, translated as MARLLVPLIGGILLGNTVGTRVLAVPSILIAAGAASYFAMWASNRSAAARLAVRPYYIVPIAVLALAVGCLAQMLTYPAPLNLAWVNSQKMVVASIDDIKYKDFSMQLSVTITASSNGKKSTPVDAVAMITTQGCNYLLGSGDLVAFKPNLQPVKNLGNPDEIDYASMLKRQGIYYMQHLPASRLVKYGHTSTFSSWLAEQQNKILHSIFNSRLNEPCQHMVAALILGSKDLVDNDTRWQYSNAGVAHILALSGLHVGILSIIVWWILMPLDYLRLKKLRLAVTIVCIAAFGVFTGLPPSVMRASIMIVFVLVAHILYRKSLPVNALLSSALFILIFDPNALFSVGFQLSFITVLAILLYSTPAKPVGNKAWQAVKSTLATSAIAMASTLVLTAYYFHSISTMSILSNLLILPVFPVFMVVAAFFVIFLALRGEITVLESVVEGLYKYINSVVTTISSLPLSHIDGIYITGIEVILFYAILIFVSLAVKTRQRKIAVTVVVLLAVTVSYKCWINLSTPASGMVIFNSYDSTPFFAFENNCGYLWIGDDSDIDVAAFEHQHMAFLAHYNVTHVAAVKGTTRRASFFFKPPYCYMGGKRMVAIGAGKWKKISASRRLAVDYMVLTKQCHARIADLLKIYKPQSIVISGDVYSQEEARMKHECDSLGIGCTSLRQYGALYWLGNQRHTLPAATQCAVQ; from the coding sequence GTGGCAAGACTGCTTGTTCCGCTCATTGGAGGCATTCTCTTGGGAAATACCGTGGGCACACGCGTGCTGGCTGTTCCTTCCATCCTCATTGCTGCGGGCGCTGCATCCTACTTCGCCATGTGGGCAAGCAACAGGAGTGCTGCAGCCCGACTTGCAGTGAGGCCCTATTACATTGTTCCAATAGCGGTCTTGGCACTGGCTGTGGGATGTCTTGCCCAAATGCTCACCTATCCTGCCCCTTTGAATCTTGCCTGGGTCAACAGTCAAAAAATGGTTGTAGCATCTATCGACGACATCAAGTATAAAGACTTCTCGATGCAGTTGTCAGTGACTATTACTGCAAGCTCCAACGGGAAAAAATCTACACCTGTCGATGCAGTGGCGATGATAACAACCCAAGGGTGCAATTACCTGCTGGGCAGTGGCGACCTTGTAGCATTCAAGCCCAACCTGCAGCCTGTGAAAAATCTTGGGAATCCCGATGAAATTGACTATGCAAGCATGCTAAAACGTCAAGGCATTTACTACATGCAACATCTTCCTGCCAGCCGACTTGTAAAATACGGACACACCAGTACATTCTCTTCCTGGCTGGCCGAACAACAAAACAAAATATTGCACAGCATTTTCAACTCGCGTCTCAATGAGCCGTGTCAGCACATGGTGGCAGCATTGATACTTGGCAGCAAGGATCTTGTCGACAACGACACCCGCTGGCAGTATTCCAATGCCGGAGTCGCCCACATCTTAGCATTGAGTGGCCTGCACGTTGGTATTCTGTCAATCATTGTTTGGTGGATTCTCATGCCGCTCGACTACTTGCGGCTCAAGAAGCTGAGACTGGCGGTCACTATTGTGTGCATTGCAGCCTTCGGCGTTTTCACTGGACTGCCGCCATCGGTGATGCGAGCATCGATAATGATTGTCTTTGTGCTCGTCGCACACATCCTCTACAGGAAGTCGCTTCCAGTCAATGCCTTGCTGTCGTCGGCCTTGTTTATACTCATTTTTGATCCCAATGCATTGTTCAGCGTGGGATTTCAGCTCAGTTTCATCACGGTGTTAGCCATTTTGCTATATTCGACGCCTGCCAAGCCTGTGGGCAACAAGGCTTGGCAAGCGGTGAAGTCAACTTTGGCCACGTCGGCGATTGCGATGGCTTCGACTCTTGTATTGACTGCCTATTACTTCCATTCAATCTCAACCATGTCGATATTGTCCAATCTCCTCATTCTTCCCGTCTTCCCTGTGTTTATGGTTGTAGCAGCATTTTTTGTTATTTTCCTGGCATTAAGGGGCGAGATCACAGTGCTCGAAAGTGTTGTTGAAGGCCTCTACAAGTATATCAATTCGGTAGTGACCACAATTTCGAGTCTCCCACTGTCGCACATCGACGGCATCTACATCACAGGCATTGAGGTGATACTTTTCTATGCCATTCTTATCTTTGTTTCTCTTGCCGTGAAGACGCGACAGCGCAAGATTGCTGTCACCGTTGTTGTGCTACTGGCCGTCACCGTGAGCTACAAGTGCTGGATCAATTTATCCACTCCTGCGAGTGGAATGGTGATTTTCAATTCCTATGATTCTACTCCATTTTTCGCCTTCGAGAACAATTGCGGGTATCTGTGGATAGGCGATGACAGTGACATCGACGTTGCCGCCTTTGAGCATCAGCACATGGCATTTTTGGCTCACTACAATGTGACGCACGTGGCGGCCGTGAAAGGCACCACACGTCGTGCAAGCTTCTTCTTCAAGCCCCCCTATTGCTATATGGGCGGTAAGAGAATGGTAGCCATAGGTGCGGGCAAGTGGAAAAAAATCTCGGCAAGCAGGCGACTGGCTGTCGACTACATGGTGCTCACCAAGCAATGCCACGCGAGAATTGCCGACTTGCTTAAAATCTATAAGCCGCAATCGATAGTCATCTCGGGCGATGTTTACTCTCAGGAAGAAGCACGCATGAAACACGAGTGTGACTCTCTTGGCATAGGCTGCACTTCATTGCGCCAGTATGGAGCCCTGTACTGGTTGGGCAATCAACGGCACACTCTGCCAGCTGCCACCCAGTGCGCAGTCCAGTAG
- a CDS encoding shikimate dehydrogenase family protein yields the protein MAALNTTKKLYGLIGYPLAHSFSMDYFNQKFKAEHIDAEYLNFEIEDIGQLMEVISEYPNLDGLNVTAPYKEQVIPYLDSIDDGARNIGAVNVIKFIRNDRENELKLRGYNSDVIGFGKSIEPYIDAKHRQAMVLGSGGASKAVSYALNKFGVEVMHVSRKKSASTVTYEELTKAMVHEHKIIVNTTPLGMFPDVDKCPDFPYRFLTKEHLCYDLIYNPDETLFMKQSKEHGAEVKNGLEMLLLQGFAAYEIWTK from the coding sequence ATGGCAGCGCTCAACACAACAAAAAAACTTTATGGACTCATAGGCTATCCCCTGGCCCACTCGTTCTCGATGGATTACTTCAACCAGAAGTTCAAAGCCGAGCACATCGATGCCGAATATCTTAATTTTGAGATTGAAGACATTGGGCAATTGATGGAAGTCATCAGCGAGTATCCCAATCTCGACGGTCTCAATGTGACTGCGCCCTACAAGGAGCAAGTCATACCCTATCTGGACTCGATCGATGACGGGGCACGTAATATTGGTGCTGTAAATGTAATTAAATTTATAAGAAACGACAGAGAGAACGAGCTGAAACTGAGAGGATACAACAGCGATGTGATAGGTTTCGGCAAGTCGATTGAACCCTACATCGACGCTAAGCACCGGCAGGCCATGGTGCTCGGCTCAGGCGGCGCCTCAAAGGCGGTGAGCTATGCACTCAACAAGTTTGGCGTAGAGGTCATGCACGTGTCACGCAAGAAATCGGCCTCGACAGTGACCTATGAAGAACTCACCAAAGCCATGGTGCATGAGCACAAAATCATAGTCAACACTACCCCACTCGGTATGTTTCCCGACGTGGACAAGTGTCCCGATTTTCCTTATCGGTTTTTGACCAAAGAGCACTTGTGCTATGATCTCATCTACAACCCCGACGAGACTCTGTTTATGAAGCAATCGAAGGAACATGGCGCCGAAGTGAAAAATGGCCTTGAGATGCTCCTGCTTCAGGGCTTTGCTGCCTATGAGATTTGGACAAAATAG